The Silene latifolia isolate original U9 population chromosome Y, ASM4854445v1, whole genome shotgun sequence sequence TCTGTTGAAAGAAGTACTCTTCACCAATCAGGCAATCACCATTCTTTTATCCTTCATTTGCCACCATATCGTCTAAAATAAGGCGACAAATGTATGAACAGGACCGATCAAACAGATTTGACACGATAAGTTTAGGCTTAGCTTTTGACTCGACTATACAGGTCAGATCCGAATATGAAACTAGAATATAGATGAGGTTACcaactttcttcttttgtttgGGAGGTAAAACCATGATTGAAGCGGACATTTTGAAATAATATAGATATGAAATTATGAATGAAAATGTTTGAAATGTTTAGTTTGAATCCTTGGGACTTCAACAATGAGAACATGGATCACTTAACTAAACATCAAGCCTTCAAGAACAGAAAAAGACAGTAGGGGCCGGGCCGGGCCAGGCCGAGTCTCCCAGTTCCAAGAACCTAAATCCGTCCTTGTCTTCAACCAAACTATCACTTCCTTCCTTTATTTTGACCTCTACACACCCATAAGAATTATATAGGCCACACAATTTTCCCACACATAATGACAGGACGTCGATTTTCATCAAACTAAGCAAGCTTTAGTAGCTGAATGACTGAATCGACAGTCGACAGGTACCGGGTTCCCCTCTCTATTTATAAATCTACTTCTCGGCTTCTCGCCATGCTTCCGATCCTGTGCTGATATCGCCGATCTTAAATAACTAATCAACAAGCCATCAATACAGCTAATAAAATCCGAAACTAATTAATAATGTAACTCAAAAAGTCCTGTCTCATCTAAAAGATAATGGTGCCGTTGGAAAATTATGGAAagcaataataaattaataatgtaGTTCACAAAGTCGCGAAAAAAAAGTTGTTATCGGTTGCAAAGACTCACGTTCATAATAATTAAGCTTCATATTATATGGCCAACTATCATAGGTCATTTACTCAAAATGTACTTTCATCTTACTGTACTGAACCTTCATATATTGGGCAGTCACGTACCGCCCAAAAATGCAGAACTAATCAGTAATCACACCATACAGTAGCAGAGGACGAGACTGTTAATGCAGGTATACATGTAAACAGTAACTAATGTAGAATCTAGAAAGCATGTTTAACATACATACTGGAACCGGAGATGGAGTCATAAGAACAAGAAAAAGAACTTGATTTATCAATCAAGACTTGATCATTTGAGAAATCGGAATGAGATATCAAAATTCAAAAGCTAAGTTATGCATGCACTGATGCACTAACATACTGAGTCGACCTGCCTAAAACTAGCATTTAGGCTAACATAGAAATAGAAAATTTGTCTCATTGCGTGGGGGTGACTGGTGAGGGTACGCAATCACTGAATAAGGGTAATGGACGTCATGAAACAAAATAGATGAATGATGTTCCTGCAAAATAGAATAAAAACCCTGATATAAACAACCAGAATAAGAGCCCCCATTCCCTACTAGTCGGAGACCATCTAGAAGGTATTGGAATTGTAACACAAAGAACCAACCATCTTCAGGATCCAAAACAAGGCATTCTGCCGGAAAAAGGCCTTTAAATACCAAGCAACTAATTCCTCTTTCTCCAGAAATGCATCTGACCGATTCAGTCATTTTCTGAAAAGGATCACTCCACTTAACCTCTCCCTAAAGAAATAAGGAGTAAAAGAAAAGCACGACAGCATGGTGATGACCTTTATTTTAGAAAATTTATCACGGATAGCTTGCTTCACAAAAATGAACAAAGGCTATACCTAGTATACAACAGTCAACATCCCTAGTATCGGACGATGTAGGAAGCTTGCAAGAGTAACATAGCTTGATTAACAAACTGGTCAATAAATCCTTACATTCTAAGACTACGTCTCAGTAACTATTCAACCGGATTTTTCATACTTTAAGGACCCACAGGTTAATAACCACACTTGAGCTTATAACAGCAAAAATTTTGAATGCTTTAATACAGCTATAGTATTTCAAAAGAACAGATAACAGTAGAATTCAATTCAAGTAATCTATCATCTAAACCAACTAGTCAGAAAACAAAATAATGGTATAAGCAGATGAAGTTATTTCCAGTGGAATAAATACCATACAGAGAAAGAATGCTGATTATAAATAATTGCGCATTGAGGATAAAAGCACACGTTGAACAGTTTCCATATGAACAAAAGGCAAGAATCTAACGGCGGTACAAGCACAAGACATGCTTACAGGATAGAAGCGTGCGAAGTCTTGGATTCGGAGTGGCTTTCCTTCACATTTTGCCGCTTACTATCATGATATCCTCGATCAATCAGCCAAAGCAGCCCCAAAATTTGAAATCTCCAAGATACACCATTGATCAGGAATAGTGATACAAAGACCCAATTACTTCAAAATTTCAAAGAATCAGTTCCTAGCTTCTTCTTATTTGGTGTAACGAGAGCTACAAGGAAAACTCTGATGCTGATTCGTTTCGGGCCTAGATCACAAGTAAATATCTCAAAAACTTTACCAACTAAGAAAGATGTCATGTGCATTGTTGTATAATTGGGTTACCCTCGCATCATAGTTTCTAGTTTCTAGCATCATGGTGGAAAAAATCATCATCCCTGTGACCTCCTCCGTAAGTGTTGCGTAGCTGGGTTACCCTCAAATAAATCCAGCACAGCCGTATCCAAATCTTCCCATGAATATTTGATATACTGCTCGGGATGCCTACCGCTTTCAATGTGACTCCTAAACCGGCCAAGGAAGGAACGGTAAGCCGGGAGCAACTTCTCAGCTATAGATATCCGCAACTCTTCTCGAAGCTGGGTATCAGGCACCAACCAAGTGGCTTGAACCCGATGGACTTCCTCGAagatggaattgaaagacttAAACCGTTCCCTAAGCAGACTCTTGGACACTCCGGACGAGAAACTCCCCTTCACATGTAAACCTTCATCCCTTAAACAATTAAGGACTCTTACCCAAGTAGCCCTTTGATAATTTGTAGCAGCAATCCTGTATTTTCCGGTTAACTTCCTTAAATACTCGTCCCCAATCATCTCCCGAAGCTCAGGCGTTCCTTTAATCTTTTGCACAATATAATGCACATTATTCATCATGAAAAAATGAGCTAAAGAAGTATCTCTATAATGCTGCGACTTTGCCTCTAAATTGAATTCCAAAataacaatcacccaaatcaaatGCAATGCCAAGGTAGTCCTATCCTCCTGCAACTCCGTAAAGTCGAAATCTGGTACGGATAACTCCCCTGAATACCTCGAATTACTACTTGATGACGGTTTTGAAACAATCAACTCAATCAAAGTCTGCTTGTAATCAGATATCAAGCTAATATAATTCATCACATACCTAGTCAAAGGATGAATTGTACCACCAGGAACCGGAACCTTAGAAGGTTCCCTAAGCACCGCATTCTCAAACTCCGACAAAATCCCCCTCGCTGCCTCCGCCAACCGCGACAAAATCTCCGCCGCCTGAACCCTAATTGACTCCGCCGCCTTCgactcaaacacaacatcaatatCAGGCAACAAATCAGCCAATGCATCATGCAAATCAAGAATCTTAAACAATTTCTCAGGTGATCTGCGACTTATACTAATCGCTTCAGCGAAATTAAACAACTGAATCGCCGGGCCTTTAACCGTTTCAAGAAAACAAGCCTCCGAATATGACGAAGAAAACGAATACGACCGAGACGGCGACGACAGCGAAAACAGCGGCTGTAACGGAGGCGTAACCGCCGACGATGAGCTCAATCCTTCAAAAATGAGCTCACTTAACCGTTTTTCGCTTGCGAAAAGAGTACGAATACAAACTTTCGCAGCTTTAATCCAATGGCGGATCTTATTCTCTAACGCATCCCATTCAAGTCGTTGAATATCACCAATACTCAATTTTTCAATCCCTAGATTTCGGAAACTCGCATCAACGCTCGATTTACGAACGCTGCCgtatacctgtacgcattcgcgTAAGTATCCGGCAGCGATCATTCGTTCCGCGATACTACGTAGATCGGCGACCGCATCTTCACCGATCAAATCGATCTCGCGTATACTCGTCGATAACCGCATACTTCGCATAAACGATCCGCCTCCACCGCCGCTGCCGCTACCTCCGCCACGACTACTACCGTCGGCTTCAGCCGCGGCGGCGACGGCAGCGGAGAAGTGATCGGAGGAGCGGGAATTGGAGTTAGACCGGGGAGTGTCGACGAGTAGCGACTCCGCATCAACGGGAGTAGAGCTGGAAAGCAAAATAGTTCGGAACTCATCCTCAAGACGAGCCATGGCGATTTGGATGGTGGTGGTTGTAGTGGTATCAGGGTTGGGGGTCGGGGAGGAGAGGGAGACGGAACGGAGAGAGTTTTGAATATGGTCGACCGCTTGGAGGTAGCGGTCGACCTCAAGGCGATCGCCGGAGAAGATCATCTTATCTCTGGCCTCCTCAGAGACGGTGGAATCCCACCGAAGGATGATCTTCTCCGCCGACCCCAAACTCTCTACTAATACTACTCCTCCTACCTCTCCGCTACTGCTAAAAGTACCGCATCCATCCTCGGATGCGGTATGTGGCGGAGAGGAGCTATTTTCGGCTCCgtccattattttttttttttactactagTAGTATGACTAGTATGAAAGAAAGGTGGTGGAATTGGTGAGCGATGGATGATGTAGTTGGTGTTTTTGTGTTGGATGCTTGGAAATGAAAAGGGGATAGAAATAGAAATGAACAGACTTGTAGACGGACGACTAGTAGTGTATAGTATAGAGTATAGATGATTAGAGAAGTAGAGTAGTTAGTAGTACAATCGGAGAAGTTGATTTTATGTGACGATCACAAATTTAGTGACGAGTATCGTAGCACAAGTAAAAAATTTGTAATTTATGAAATGGGGAATTGGAGAAGTTGATTTAATTCATATACAGGATTGTCAATTGTATCtgttttgttgtttatttatgAATCTAAGATAATTTATCCTAATTTTTTATATGATTAGATTGTAAATATATTCGTTCTAATAGGTTAACCGGTTTAGTTTGTAAAATGGAAATGACAAAAGTAGTCACGAGATTAAGTACAATATAGAGTGCAAGATGTTAACATTGGAAGTATTATTTGCTTGAAAACTTGACCTGATAAGTCACACTACAAAGATCTAATTGTTATTATTGTAGATGTGCGATTAATATTTGTGACTAATATCGATCACGACTAGGGTTTACTCTTGGAGATA is a genomic window containing:
- the LOC141633558 gene encoding exocyst complex component EXO70B1-like, translating into MDGAENSSSPPHTASEDGCGTFSSSGEVGGVVLVESLGSAEKIILRWDSTVSEEARDKMIFSGDRLEVDRYLQAVDHIQNSLRSVSLSSPTPNPDTTTTTTIQIAMARLEDEFRTILLSSSTPVDAESLLVDTPRSNSNSRSSDHFSAAVAAAAEADGSSRGGGSGSGGGGGSFMRSMRLSTSIREIDLIGEDAVADLRSIAERMIAAGYLRECVQVYGSVRKSSVDASFRNLGIEKLSIGDIQRLEWDALENKIRHWIKAAKVCIRTLFASEKRLSELIFEGLSSSSAVTPPLQPLFSLSSPSRSYSFSSSYSEACFLETVKGPAIQLFNFAEAISISRRSPEKLFKILDLHDALADLLPDIDVVFESKAAESIRVQAAEILSRLAEAARGILSEFENAVLREPSKVPVPGGTIHPLTRYVMNYISLISDYKQTLIELIVSKPSSSSNSRYSGELSVPDFDFTELQEDRTTLALHLIWVIVILEFNLEAKSQHYRDTSLAHFFMMNNVHYIVQKIKGTPELREMIGDEYLRKLTGKYRIAATNYQRATWVRVLNCLRDEGLHVKGSFSSGVSKSLLRERFKSFNSIFEEVHRVQATWLVPDTQLREELRISIAEKLLPAYRSFLGRFRSHIESGRHPEQYIKYSWEDLDTAVLDLFEGNPATQHLRRRSQG